One window of the Candidatus Chryseobacterium colombiense genome contains the following:
- a CDS encoding amino acid permease has protein sequence MSQLFRRKIYSESDTSTNLLRVLGVWDIVFFGIAAIIGAGSFSSLGEAVFRGGPGVILLYLICGFACGFTALCYAEFASRIPTAGSAYTYAYASFGELIAWIIGWALIMEYSFGNIYVAFSWSDYFTSFLERLGMHIPDYLTCSYTEAKKAIMSGSENKVLLSAWKTAPLIGNLRFIVDIPALVINGLITWLCYVGVKESKNFNNSLVILKLAVIILVILVGYSYIHTENWTPISPATGEPSFMPNGFVGVMSAVSGVFFAYIGFDALSVLSEETKDPQKTLPKGMIISLVLCTFIYIALTLVLTGMVDYKKFDGVGDPLSFIFEKGNANVAWMELTVSFIAIVAITTVLLVFQMGQPRIWYAMSRDGLMPQKFQTVHPKYKTPSFATIVTGIVVGIPILFTDKTFILDFTSIGTIFAFVLVCAGVLMLPAKEKIKGRFHLPYINGKIIFPVIFIGGLIVFYKWQPEFFQNLMDWKDPKEGEFRASIFFFILINLALCVLTFIKNLSLIPLIGLSSCLYLLTGMSHDNWFWFGLWFAIGLVIYFFYGYKNSKLHKA, from the coding sequence ATGAGTCAACTTTTTAGAAGGAAAATCTATTCAGAATCAGATACATCGACAAACCTTTTAAGGGTTTTGGGTGTTTGGGATATTGTGTTTTTTGGTATTGCAGCCATCATTGGCGCAGGAAGCTTTAGTAGTTTAGGAGAAGCTGTTTTCAGAGGAGGCCCCGGTGTTATTTTACTGTATTTGATTTGCGGCTTTGCGTGTGGTTTCACGGCTCTTTGCTACGCAGAATTCGCGAGCAGAATCCCGACAGCAGGCTCTGCTTATACTTATGCATATGCCAGTTTTGGAGAATTAATTGCATGGATCATCGGCTGGGCATTGATTATGGAATATTCTTTTGGTAATATCTATGTTGCCTTTTCATGGTCAGATTATTTTACCAGCTTTTTAGAGCGTTTGGGAATGCACATTCCGGATTATCTGACCTGCAGTTATACTGAAGCTAAAAAAGCCATTATGAGCGGCTCTGAAAACAAAGTTCTTCTGAGTGCGTGGAAGACCGCTCCGTTAATAGGAAACTTAAGATTCATTGTTGATATTCCTGCTTTGGTTATTAACGGATTGATTACCTGGTTATGCTACGTTGGGGTAAAAGAGAGTAAAAACTTCAATAACTCATTGGTAATCTTAAAATTAGCCGTAATTATTTTAGTCATTTTAGTCGGTTATTCCTACATTCATACGGAAAACTGGACCCCAATAAGCCCGGCAACAGGGGAACCATCTTTCATGCCGAATGGTTTTGTGGGAGTTATGAGCGCCGTTTCCGGAGTTTTCTTTGCCTATATCGGTTTTGATGCATTAAGTGTACTTTCTGAAGAGACCAAAGATCCTCAGAAAACATTACCGAAAGGAATGATCATTTCTTTGGTTTTGTGTACATTCATTTATATTGCTTTAACTTTAGTGTTGACCGGAATGGTTGATTATAAAAAGTTTGATGGTGTCGGAGATCCGCTTTCATTTATCTTTGAAAAAGGAAATGCCAATGTTGCCTGGATGGAGCTTACGGTTTCATTTATAGCGATTGTTGCCATCACAACGGTACTTTTGGTTTTCCAGATGGGACAGCCTAGAATCTGGTATGCGATGAGCCGTGACGGACTAATGCCTCAGAAATTCCAGACGGTACATCCGAAATACAAGACCCCTTCTTTTGCTACTATTGTTACTGGTATTGTTGTAGGTATTCCTATATTATTTACGGATAAAACGTTCATCTTAGACTTTACAAGTATCGGAACTATTTTCGCTTTCGTGTTGGTTTGTGCCGGTGTTTTAATGCTGCCTGCCAAAGAAAAAATAAAAGGAAGATTCCATTTACCCTATATCAATGGAAAGATCATTTTCCCTGTTATTTTCATTGGAGGGCTAATTGTTTTTTACAAATGGCAACCTGAATTTTTCCAAAACTTAATGGATTGGAAAGATCCTAAAGAAGGAGAATTCAGAGCATCCATTTTCTTTTTTATCTTAATTAATCTAGCACTTTGTGTCTTGACTTTCATTAAAAACTTATCTTTAATTCCACTAATAGGATTGAGTTCTTGTCTCTATCTTTTAACAGGAATGAGTCACGACAACTGGTTCTGGTTCGGACTATGGTTCGCTATCGGATTGGTTATTTACTTCTTCTACGGATATAAAAACAGTAAACTGCATAAAGCATAG
- a CDS encoding DUF962 domain-containing protein has translation MSERIKTFKEFYQFYLTEHSKTGTRIFHFIGTLLVFVVIGYVISSGKERFLWYIPIFGYGFAWFSHAVIERNKPATFKYPLWSLISDFRLFFELLVGKQKFREAKPKENEYNIN, from the coding sequence ATGTCTGAAAGAATTAAAACCTTCAAAGAATTTTACCAGTTCTATCTTACAGAACATAGTAAGACAGGAACCAGGATTTTCCATTTCATAGGAACGCTTCTTGTATTTGTAGTGATTGGTTATGTTATCAGCTCCGGGAAAGAAAGATTTCTGTGGTATATTCCAATTTTCGGTTACGGATTTGCGTGGTTCAGCCATGCCGTGATTGAAAGGAATAAACCTGCTACTTTTAAATATCCGTTGTGGTCTCTGATTTCAGACTTCAGATTGTTCTTTGAACTACTTGTCGGTAAGCAAAAATTTAGAGAAGCAAAGCCAAAGGAAAACGAATATAATATTAATTAG
- a CDS encoding lipocalin family protein has product MRILLSTVSILVCSSLMNAQKLKKEDVIGFWKLKESGFYEGKKKVVKAFNDCQLMRNYSIREDGFAIYNYVEGNAGNCSISEPRLSFWRVVDNRIQFYADDKNILEEVEVTLNKDKTLTFLSYIPEPVKDKDPMLEKILNTVHYDILAPAN; this is encoded by the coding sequence ATGAGAATATTACTTTCTACAGTTTCTATTTTAGTATGCAGTAGTTTAATGAATGCACAGAAGCTGAAAAAAGAAGATGTTATAGGATTTTGGAAGCTAAAGGAATCCGGCTTTTATGAAGGAAAGAAAAAGGTTGTGAAAGCTTTTAATGACTGTCAATTAATGAGGAATTATTCTATAAGAGAAGATGGCTTTGCTATTTATAATTATGTAGAAGGAAATGCAGGGAACTGTAGTATATCAGAACCCAGGCTTTCATTTTGGAGAGTGGTAGACAACAGGATTCAGTTTTATGCGGATGATAAAAATATTCTTGAAGAAGTGGAGGTGACTTTAAACAAAGATAAAACACTGACTTTTTTAAGTTATATTCCTGAACCGGTTAAAGATAAAGATCCAATGCTGGAAAAGATATTAAATACCGTTCATTACGATATTTTAGCACCTGCTAATTAA
- a CDS encoding DUF4377 domain-containing protein has translation MKSIATILKGAAPALAIFTMIQCGTTSAASAADEKTFIVGPQTADCTGVAPMKCLQVKEKPTDNWSNFYTNIEGFTYEPGYEYVIKVKTEKVENVPADASSIKYTLIKQVSKTKK, from the coding sequence ATGAAAAGTATAGCAACAATTCTGAAAGGAGCAGCACCTGCATTAGCCATATTTACAATGATCCAGTGTGGAACAACTTCTGCAGCTTCTGCAGCTGATGAAAAAACATTTATCGTAGGACCACAGACAGCAGACTGTACAGGAGTAGCTCCTATGAAATGTTTACAGGTAAAAGAAAAACCAACGGATAACTGGAGTAATTTCTACACGAATATCGAAGGGTTTACTTACGAACCTGGATATGAATATGTAATCAAAGTAAAAACTGAAAAAGTGGAAAATGTACCTGCAGATGCCTCTTCTATAAAATATACATTAATTAAACAGGTTTCAAAAACTAAAAAATAA
- a CDS encoding SPFH domain-containing protein yields the protein MTYLGIIVFIGLVTLFASFFTVKQETAAIVERLGKFHSVRHAGLQLKIPYLDRISKRMNLRIQQLDVMIDTKTLDNVFVKMKISVQFQVIRTQVGDAYYRLESPHDQITSYVFDVVRAEVPKLKLDDVFLKKDDIAIAVKAELQEAMQSYGYDIIKALVTDIDPDEQVKHAMNRINAAEREKTAAEYESEAQRIRIVAVAKAEAESKKLQGQGIADQRREIAKGLEESVRMLNNVDINSHEASALIVVTQHYDTLHSVGASNRSNLVLLPNSPTAASGMLNDLVVAMTTANTVGEASKGSYPSPPKDHDHNRPSNI from the coding sequence ATGACATATTTAGGAATTATTGTTTTTATCGGCCTTGTTACGTTATTTGCCTCTTTTTTTACTGTAAAGCAGGAAACTGCAGCAATTGTAGAACGTTTAGGCAAATTTCATTCTGTCCGTCACGCGGGATTACAGTTGAAAATACCTTATCTGGACAGAATTTCAAAAAGGATGAATCTAAGGATTCAACAATTGGACGTAATGATTGACACCAAAACACTGGATAATGTTTTTGTGAAAATGAAGATTTCCGTTCAGTTTCAGGTCATTAGAACCCAAGTGGGAGATGCATATTACCGTTTGGAGAGTCCACATGACCAAATCACCTCGTATGTTTTTGATGTGGTAAGAGCGGAAGTTCCAAAATTAAAATTAGATGATGTTTTCTTAAAAAAAGATGATATTGCTATTGCTGTAAAAGCAGAACTTCAGGAAGCCATGCAAAGTTATGGATATGATATTATCAAAGCTTTGGTAACTGATATTGATCCGGATGAGCAGGTAAAACACGCCATGAACAGAATCAACGCGGCTGAAAGAGAAAAAACCGCGGCAGAATATGAGTCTGAAGCACAGAGAATCAGAATTGTAGCGGTTGCAAAAGCAGAAGCGGAATCTAAAAAATTACAGGGACAAGGGATTGCAGATCAGAGAAGAGAAATTGCCAAAGGTCTTGAAGAATCAGTAAGAATGCTGAATAATGTCGATATCAATTCACACGAAGCATCTGCTTTAATTGTCGTTACCCAGCATTATGATACTTTACATTCGGTAGGAGCAAGCAATAGAAGTAATTTGGTATTGCTTCCTAACTCGCCTACTGCTGCAAGCGGAATGCTGAATGATCTTGTTGTGGCAATGACTACAGCCAATACGGTAGGAGAGGCCAGTAAAGGAAGCTATCCGTCACCTCCGAAAGATCACGATCATAACAGGCCAAGCAATATATAG
- a CDS encoding deoxyguanosinetriphosphate triphosphohydrolase — translation MNLNQIFTNQRTGNNPHTKASRTDFQRDFDRIIFSSAFRRLQNKTQVFPLPGSVFVHNRLTHSLEVSSVGRSLGSIIGEFIHDGFKNDLNEDAKSFYLHNLGNVIAAACLCHDVGNPAFGHSGEDAIASYFERNENDLKPKFNEKEWADLVNFEGNANAIRVLGHQQQGKDEGGIQLTFSTLASIAKYPCEAIAKKKGIIHRKKFGFFQNEKDIFLEIAKGTNLISESEDPYIFKRHPFVWLVEAADDICYNIIDMEDAHRLGIVSTADCKNLFFELVKSETDDVERIERKLNSISNENEQISYLRAKVINALINKSIEMYKQNFTTILEGNLDKALLDIYKAENKALQDIESFSVEKIYNHKAVVEIENAGYNVMYELLDHFIPSILKHEDERKSYDKKALKLLPKQFVYQDGTDYQKVLGVIDFVSGMTDNYATDLYRKIKGIDIGMTM, via the coding sequence ATGAATTTAAACCAGATTTTCACCAATCAGCGTACAGGAAACAATCCACATACGAAAGCGTCCAGAACGGATTTTCAAAGAGATTTTGACAGAATTATTTTTTCATCGGCTTTCCGAAGACTGCAGAATAAAACCCAGGTTTTTCCGCTTCCGGGAAGTGTCTTTGTGCATAATCGGCTGACACATTCTCTTGAGGTTTCATCAGTAGGAAGAAGTTTGGGAAGCATCATTGGAGAATTTATTCATGATGGTTTTAAAAATGATCTCAACGAAGATGCTAAAAGTTTTTACCTGCATAATTTGGGAAATGTAATTGCTGCAGCCTGTCTTTGTCATGATGTGGGAAATCCGGCTTTCGGGCACTCCGGAGAAGATGCCATTGCAAGCTATTTCGAACGAAATGAAAATGATCTGAAACCTAAATTCAATGAAAAAGAATGGGCAGATCTTGTAAATTTTGAAGGAAATGCCAATGCAATCAGGGTTTTGGGACATCAGCAGCAAGGGAAAGATGAGGGAGGAATTCAGTTAACATTTTCCACACTGGCAAGTATTGCAAAATATCCTTGTGAAGCCATTGCTAAAAAGAAAGGAATCATCCACCGAAAGAAATTCGGTTTCTTCCAGAATGAAAAAGATATTTTCCTGGAAATTGCAAAAGGAACAAACCTGATTTCCGAAAGTGAAGATCCCTACATTTTTAAAAGACACCCATTTGTTTGGCTGGTAGAAGCGGCCGATGATATTTGCTATAATATCATTGATATGGAAGATGCGCACCGATTAGGGATTGTTTCAACGGCAGACTGTAAAAACCTGTTTTTCGAGCTGGTAAAATCCGAAACAGACGATGTTGAGAGAATAGAAAGGAAATTAAATTCTATCTCCAATGAAAATGAACAAATTTCTTATTTAAGAGCAAAAGTGATCAATGCTTTAATCAATAAATCGATTGAAATGTATAAGCAGAATTTCACGACAATTCTTGAAGGAAATCTCGATAAAGCTTTACTCGATATATACAAAGCTGAAAATAAAGCATTACAGGATATAGAGAGTTTTTCGGTTGAAAAAATTTACAATCATAAAGCGGTAGTAGAGATTGAAAATGCTGGTTACAACGTTATGTATGAGCTTTTAGACCATTTTATTCCGTCTATTTTAAAACACGAAGATGAAAGGAAATCTTACGATAAAAAAGCATTGAAACTTCTTCCTAAACAATTCGTTTATCAAGACGGAACCGATTACCAGAAAGTTCTAGGTGTTATTGATTTTGTTTCCGGAATGACGGACAATTATGCGACTGACCTTTACAGGAAAATTAAGGGAATTGATATCGGAATGACGATGTAA
- a CDS encoding endonuclease, whose translation MPEGPTIILMKEDLQKFVGQKVIEVKGNSIKEKSGVKDEFLREIKTFGKQTYLIFDTVNIRIHLLMFGSYSLFEKRDQRDNLRLGLIFNDGGMYFYTCNVKLVDSEFLSKIDWKADVMSDEWNSTDVEKKLKSNPKTMVCDALMDQDIFSGVGNIIKNEVLFRIGVHPESLIENLPPKKLKELIAEARNYSFDFKKWKKVNVLKKNFQVYHRKNCPKCGAEIIKKDTGYGKRTSFFCIHDQKLY comes from the coding sequence ATGCCCGAAGGTCCTACTATTATTCTGATGAAAGAAGATCTGCAAAAATTTGTAGGTCAAAAAGTAATTGAAGTTAAAGGAAATTCAATTAAAGAAAAATCAGGAGTTAAAGATGAATTTTTACGCGAAATAAAAACATTCGGCAAACAGACCTATCTTATTTTTGATACTGTAAATATTCGAATACATCTTCTGATGTTTGGTTCTTACAGCTTATTTGAGAAGAGAGATCAGAGAGATAATCTGCGTTTGGGACTGATTTTTAACGATGGTGGAATGTACTTTTACACCTGCAATGTAAAACTTGTCGACTCTGAATTTTTATCAAAAATAGATTGGAAGGCCGATGTCATGAGTGATGAATGGAATTCTACAGACGTCGAAAAAAAGTTGAAATCCAATCCTAAAACGATGGTGTGCGATGCATTGATGGATCAGGATATTTTCTCAGGAGTTGGGAATATTATTAAAAATGAAGTTTTATTCAGAATTGGTGTACATCCCGAAAGTCTGATTGAAAATTTGCCTCCAAAAAAATTAAAAGAATTAATTGCCGAAGCCAGAAATTACAGTTTTGATTTTAAAAAATGGAAAAAAGTGAATGTCTTAAAAAAGAATTTTCAAGTATATCATCGAAAAAACTGCCCAAAATGCGGTGCAGAAATTATTAAAAAAGACACAGGATACGGAAAACGAACAAGTTTTTTCTGCATACATGATCAAAAACTATATTAA
- a CDS encoding MepB family protein, whose product MIKEIETLQNAIFRQLNLSISHLQPDPDSAEYSGYDFQLNQFRIKFRKAKITPKKTGQFVTLWKRNSETQETEPFDSEDPFDFCIILTEFNNQSGFFFFSKNILCEKQIVTISSGSGKRGFRVYPDWDIPTNKQAEKTQNWQTLFFIPFTEISSLEKFNTILETSLF is encoded by the coding sequence ATGATAAAGGAAATTGAAACCCTCCAAAATGCTATTTTCAGGCAGTTAAATTTAAGCATTTCACACCTGCAGCCGGATCCGGACTCTGCCGAATATTCAGGTTATGATTTTCAGCTCAACCAATTTCGAATAAAATTCCGGAAGGCAAAGATTACCCCTAAAAAAACAGGACAATTCGTAACACTTTGGAAAAGAAATTCTGAAACCCAAGAGACAGAGCCTTTTGATAGTGAAGATCCTTTTGATTTTTGTATCATTCTAACTGAGTTCAACAACCAATCAGGATTTTTCTTCTTTTCAAAAAATATTTTGTGTGAAAAACAAATTGTCACCATTTCATCAGGATCAGGAAAACGGGGCTTTAGAGTTTATCCGGATTGGGATATCCCCACTAATAAACAAGCTGAAAAAACACAGAATTGGCAAACTTTATTTTTCATTCCCTTTACCGAAATCAGCTCTCTTGAAAAATTCAATACTATTTTAGAAACTTCACTCTTCTAA
- a CDS encoding ATP-binding protein: MNLYNLIIQDKEEVTLDDVFLDPQNREQIVQLIKENTYSKELQEYGLPVNNKVLLEGNSGCGKTMTAKAIAHALGKSIVILNLSNIVSSRIGETSQNIKMIFDKAARERSVLFLDELDQIGKARGSDDKDVGEMRRLVNTLIQLIDYYPENALLLCATNHPEIIDMALIRRFQLKINYKMPSDAFLDQFYDALLSKFPEDIRTIERKYGISFAEAKDYTFTVIKGNLIKKLEGKSQISSYSNFK; this comes from the coding sequence ATGAACCTGTACAACCTTATTATTCAAGACAAAGAAGAAGTAACCCTGGATGATGTTTTTCTTGACCCTCAAAACAGGGAACAGATTGTACAGCTCATCAAAGAAAATACCTATTCTAAAGAATTACAGGAATATGGACTTCCTGTAAACAACAAAGTTCTTTTGGAAGGAAATTCCGGCTGCGGAAAAACCATGACTGCAAAAGCAATCGCTCATGCTTTAGGCAAAAGTATTGTTATTTTAAACTTAAGCAATATTGTATCTTCCAGAATCGGAGAAACTTCCCAGAATATCAAAATGATCTTTGATAAAGCCGCCCGTGAAAGATCGGTTCTTTTTCTTGACGAGCTCGACCAGATCGGAAAAGCAAGAGGCAGCGACGATAAAGATGTAGGCGAAATGAGGCGACTGGTGAATACATTGATCCAACTGATCGATTATTATCCTGAAAATGCGCTTTTACTTTGTGCGACCAATCATCCAGAAATCATTGACATGGCTTTGATTAGACGTTTTCAGCTTAAAATCAATTATAAAATGCCTTCAGATGCCTTTCTGGATCAGTTTTATGATGCTTTATTATCTAAATTTCCGGAAGATATAAGAACGATTGAACGTAAATACGGAATTTCATTTGCGGAAGCGAAAGATTATACTTTTACTGTTATTAAGGGAAATTTGATTAAAAAGCTGGAAGGAAAATCTCAAATTAGTTCTTATTCAAATTTCAAATAA
- a CDS encoding GNAT family N-acetyltransferase, which yields MKENKSYLFTSARLGFRDWSLDDVEKMHEINSDKKVMEFFPSIPTKEQTNDFIRRMAKQFEDKGFCYFAVDKLENNEFIGFIGLSEQTYDAAFTPCIDIGWRIKSSEWNKGFATEGAKKCLDYAFDNLNLKEIYSVAPKINVKSESIMIKIGMKKEYEFEHPLLMENNKLKTCILYKI from the coding sequence ATGAAAGAAAATAAAAGTTACTTATTCACATCGGCTCGGCTTGGATTTAGAGATTGGAGCTTGGATGATGTTGAGAAAATGCACGAAATAAATTCTGACAAAAAAGTAATGGAGTTTTTCCCAAGTATTCCAACCAAAGAACAGACCAATGACTTTATCAGAAGAATGGCAAAGCAATTTGAAGATAAAGGGTTTTGCTATTTTGCTGTAGATAAATTGGAAAACAACGAATTTATAGGTTTCATAGGACTTTCTGAGCAAACTTACGATGCGGCTTTTACTCCGTGTATTGATATTGGCTGGAGAATAAAAAGCAGTGAATGGAATAAGGGTTTTGCAACGGAAGGCGCTAAAAAATGTCTTGATTACGCATTTGACAATCTCAATCTAAAGGAAATATATTCGGTGGCACCTAAAATCAATGTAAAATCAGAAAGTATTATGATTAAAATAGGTATGAAAAAGGAATATGAATTTGAACATCCATTATTAATGGAAAACAACAAACTAAAAACCTGTATATTATACAAAATCTAA
- a CDS encoding T9SS type A sorting domain-containing protein: MKKSLPFKQTLISLLFCGLTLSTIDSNAQTLAFPEATGFGRYTTGARGATNPQIYLVTNLNDSGPGSFRDAVSQPGRFVIFRVGGIVNLQSVVAVAANTTIAGQTAPGEGIVFLGPRVSFTGANNTIARYLRLRYGGTSQNQDASGIANGANIILDHMTFTWGTDEVFSVNWDGNGTSPDNITIQNSIIGQGMHRHNHSAGGLMQPPAGGKISLIGNLYICNKTRNNKIKGINEFVNNVVYNWGNYGNTYGHTQSGEAYIMGGDSAGPSYANIINNYFIGGPNTSTTVTTPFSVGNANFNLYGSGNYFDNNKNGALDGTLVPQNLTGYPVGDITAIQSAPYDYPMKNTTVTAQTAYNNIVAGAGASYPRRDQVDQLMISDLMSKGTTATYVYVQTDLTTQFGFTNGGAGHVYGAPAPLDTDNDGMPDAWEIANGLNPNVFDALAVSTTYAPYLNIEVYINGLPNTPAPDFIIPPTNLNFTNAATTGTPAASSLTVNWNDNAANETNYILERSANGTNFTVIATLPVNTVSYNESGLAPNTQYYYRVKAINATESSVYTSNASVITPSVPSAPTKPTTPTPANGNNYVELSNANVLLKWNGSLNTTTYSVYFGTNPQSLNNIGTVAYSVTPSYQLTNLNTGTDYYWRIDASNALGSVTGDVWSFRALTPSLVGNWPFLEAPLSGEQITDISSFANHGTLNVAYDNSNVRIPGKENFALDLATAPNTYIASIPHQDQIFFNNNSFTVSFWMKAPTTMIPASSSTSLYILCKGSFTKNTATGATGKRFNVEIKGGQLRYAIDDDITKKEITSPVANYFTGNWVHVVIMRDIAAHKMRIYTNGVLSAEGDETAVTDIGETSDFIIGNIGELEFLSTANAPAPYKGAIDELRMYNYALSQSEISALYNQDVLRNDELSISKNTGTVYPNPVKDQIFIQLPEYKKSDLTATLIDITGRILIKEKITSKGNSIFELNLTNKKISGNYILNVSGENVNSNFKVVVK, from the coding sequence ATGAAAAAATCATTACCCTTCAAGCAAACTCTCATTTCTTTGCTTTTTTGTGGTTTAACATTGTCCACAATTGATTCAAATGCTCAAACTTTGGCATTTCCGGAGGCTACAGGTTTCGGGAGATATACTACAGGAGCCAGAGGTGCGACAAATCCTCAGATTTATCTGGTTACTAATTTGAATGACAGCGGTCCCGGTTCATTTCGTGATGCGGTGAGCCAGCCAGGGCGGTTTGTCATATTCAGAGTGGGAGGTATTGTAAATTTACAATCGGTGGTTGCTGTTGCAGCTAATACAACCATTGCCGGACAAACGGCTCCCGGAGAAGGAATTGTATTCCTGGGACCAAGAGTATCATTTACCGGAGCCAATAATACGATTGCAAGGTATCTTCGTCTTCGTTATGGAGGGACTTCTCAAAATCAGGATGCGTCGGGAATTGCTAATGGAGCCAATATCATTTTGGATCATATGACTTTTACCTGGGGAACCGATGAGGTTTTTTCTGTTAATTGGGATGGCAACGGGACGAGTCCTGATAATATAACAATTCAGAATTCAATTATCGGACAGGGAATGCACCGTCATAATCATTCGGCGGGCGGATTAATGCAGCCTCCTGCAGGCGGAAAAATCAGTTTAATTGGAAATCTATACATCTGTAATAAAACCCGAAATAATAAGATAAAAGGAATCAATGAGTTTGTCAACAATGTGGTTTATAACTGGGGAAATTATGGGAATACCTACGGACACACGCAATCTGGTGAAGCCTACATTATGGGTGGAGATTCTGCGGGACCTTCTTATGCTAATATCATCAATAACTATTTTATCGGAGGACCGAACACAAGTACTACGGTTACAACACCATTCAGCGTAGGAAATGCCAATTTTAACCTATACGGTTCAGGAAATTATTTTGATAACAATAAAAATGGAGCATTAGACGGAACTTTAGTTCCGCAGAATTTAACAGGATATCCGGTAGGAGATATAACAGCAATACAATCAGCTCCGTATGATTATCCAATGAAAAATACGACAGTAACCGCTCAAACTGCCTATAATAATATTGTTGCAGGTGCAGGAGCATCGTATCCCAGACGAGATCAGGTGGATCAGTTAATGATTTCGGATCTGATGTCGAAAGGAACAACTGCCACTTATGTTTATGTGCAAACGGATTTAACGACTCAATTTGGTTTCACCAATGGCGGAGCGGGTCATGTATATGGTGCTCCGGCTCCTTTGGATACAGACAATGACGGGATGCCGGACGCATGGGAAATTGCGAACGGATTGAATCCGAATGTTTTTGATGCTTTAGCAGTAAGTACAACATATGCTCCTTACCTGAATATTGAGGTGTATATTAATGGCTTACCGAATACACCTGCTCCGGACTTTATTATTCCACCGACCAATCTGAACTTTACGAATGCAGCCACAACAGGAACTCCGGCTGCAAGTTCTTTAACGGTAAACTGGAATGATAATGCGGCTAACGAAACCAATTATATTTTAGAACGATCAGCTAACGGAACTAATTTTACAGTAATTGCAACGCTTCCAGTCAATACGGTAAGCTATAACGAATCAGGTTTAGCACCCAATACCCAGTATTATTACAGAGTAAAAGCGATCAATGCTACAGAATCTTCTGTATATACTTCAAATGCATCTGTAATTACGCCGTCTGTTCCTTCAGCACCGACAAAGCCTACGACTCCAACTCCGGCAAATGGAAATAATTATGTAGAACTTAGCAATGCTAACGTGCTTTTAAAATGGAATGGAAGTTTAAATACTACAACCTATTCAGTGTATTTTGGAACAAACCCTCAAAGCTTAAATAACATTGGTACGGTAGCTTATAGTGTGACTCCATCATATCAATTAACTAACTTAAATACGGGAACAGATTATTACTGGCGAATAGATGCTTCCAATGCTCTTGGATCTGTAACAGGAGATGTGTGGAGTTTCCGTGCTTTAACACCAAGTCTTGTAGGGAACTGGCCGTTTTTAGAAGCGCCTTTATCTGGTGAACAGATTACAGATATTTCATCTTTTGCTAATCACGGAACATTAAACGTAGCTTATGATAATTCTAATGTAAGAATTCCGGGAAAAGAAAACTTTGCTCTTGATCTTGCCACTGCACCTAATACCTATATAGCAAGTATTCCGCATCAGGATCAGATTTTCTTTAATAATAATTCTTTTACGGTTTCTTTCTGGATGAAAGCTCCGACTACCATGATTCCGGCATCATCTTCGACAAGTCTTTACATATTATGTAAAGGTTCATTCACCAAAAATACAGCAACAGGTGCTACTGGAAAACGTTTTAATGTAGAGATAAAAGGAGGTCAGCTCCGATATGCGATCGATGATGATATCACCAAAAAGGAAATTACATCACCTGTTGCTAATTATTTTACGGGAAATTGGGTGCATGTTGTGATCATGAGAGATATTGCCGCCCATAAAATGAGAATTTATACCAATGGTGTTTTATCAGCAGAAGGAGATGAAACAGCGGTCACAGATATCGGTGAAACGAGTGATTTTATCATCGGAAATATTGGCGAGCTTGAATTTTTGTCAACCGCAAATGCTCCTGCTCCTTACAAAGGTGCAATTGATGAGCTTAGAATGTACAATTACGCATTGTCTCAATCCGAAATAAGTGCTTTATACAATCAGGATGTACTGAGAAATGATGAACTCAGCATTAGTAAAAACACAGGAACTGTGTATCCAAATCCTGTAAAAGACCAGATTTTCATTCAACTTCCTGAGTATAAAAAATCAGATCTTACTGCTACATTGATTGATATAACAGGAAGAATTCTTATTAAAGAAAAAATTACTTCCAAAGGAAATAGTATTTTTGAATTAAATCTCACAAATAAAAAAATATCCGGAAATTATATTTTGAATGTTTCGGGAGAAAACGTGAATAGCAATTTTAAAGTAGTTGTGAAGTAA